One Panicum virgatum strain AP13 chromosome 3N, P.virgatum_v5, whole genome shotgun sequence DNA segment encodes these proteins:
- the LOC120666096 gene encoding fruit protein pKIWI502-like has protein sequence MASAGVISTLLAPPLVHSSPVASASPLPAHALPSLRRRPRSLPTVRAVQTQGAGVQTQQGGAARKGAIQRWTSAPVAAIGPATDDESIFLITLDLSGAPALVDAYTTPGQYLLARVPSGEKLSPAYMCISSAPRSGLQFDLLVKPVPGTTSEQLSKLRVGEVVELGPVMGRGFAIQHINPPAAAETLLLFAVGVGISPIRSLIEFGIAASERNNVILYYAAKDLQSMPYQDRFKKWENTGVKVVTRTQQILEPFLEQNLGEIAVNPLSMGAVIVAPPSSKELITGVLLDIGVPHDKILSIEWSPEDPFAPNV, from the exons ATGGCATCCGCTGGCGTCATCTCCACGCTCCTGGCGCCTCCCCTTGTCCACTCCTCCCCCGTCGCCTCCGCCTCTCCGCTCCCGGCGCACGCGCTCCcatccctccgccgccgcccccggtcCCTGCCCACGGTCCGCGCCGTCCAGACGCAGGGGGCGGGTGTCCAGACGCAgcagggcggcgccgcccggAAGGGCGCCATCCAGCGCTGGACCAGCGCGCCCGTCGCCGCCATCGGCCCCGCCACCGACGACGAGTCCATCTTCCTCATCACCCTCGACCTCTCCGGCGCCCCGGCGCTCGTGGACGCGTACACGACCCCAGGGCAGTACCTCCTGGCCCGCGTCCCCTCCGGGGAGAAGCTCTCCCCGGCGTACATGTGCATCTCCTCGGCGCCGCGCTCCGGGCTCCAGTTCGATCTGCTCGTCAAGCCCGTGCCGGGGACCACGTCGGAGCAGCTGTCCAAGCTCCGCGTCGGCGAGGTTGTGGAGCTCGGCCCCGTCATGGGGCGCGGGTTCGCCATCCAGCACATaaacccgccggcggcggcggagacccTGCTCCTGTTCGCCGTCGGGGTGGGGATCAG TCCGATTCGTTCACTTATCGAGTTTGGTATTGCTGCCTCTGAAAGAAATAATGTGATACTTTATTATGCTGCCAAAGATCTGCAATCTATGCCATACCAG GACCGTTTCAAGAAATGGGAGAACACTGGAGTTAAAGTAGTAACGCGGACACAACAAATTCTG GAACCTTTCTTGGAACAGAACCTGGGTGAGATAGCAGTAAATCCACTTTCTATGGGAGCCGTAATTGTTGCACCGCCTTCATCGAAAGAG CTAATCACCGGAGTCCTTTTAGACATTGGCGTGCCACATGATAAAATCTTATCGATCGAGTGGTCTCCCGAGGATCCTTTCGCCCCCAATGTCTAG
- the LOC120666097 gene encoding probable signal peptidase complex subunit 1, translating to MDWQGQKLAEMLMQVLLVASAVAAFLAGYVRGDFQLMLLVYAAGVVLTALVTVPNWPFFNRNPLKWLDAAEAERHPRPQVSAAGAGAGGKKKSGKNK from the coding sequence ATGGATTGGCAGGGGCAGAAGCTCGCGGAGATGCTGATGCAGGTGCTGCTTGTGgcgtcggccgtggcggcgTTCCTGGCGGGCTACGTGCGCGGGGACTTCCAGCTCATGCTGCTCGtctacgccgccggcgtcgtgcTCACGGCGCTCGTCACCGTCCCCAACTGGCCCTTCTTCAACCGCAACCCGCTCAAGTggctcgacgccgccgaggccgagcgCCACCCGCGCCCGCAggtcagcgccgccggcgcgggggcaGGGGGCAAGAAGAAGTCCGGCAAGAACAAGTAG